AATCGCAAATGTAAAAAGCAAAGCTGATGGAGCTTCACCGTGTTAGCTAGTTAGTATGCTAAAGGATACACAGAGTGCATAAAACCCCCAGCAAATCATTTCATCCACACTACATTCGCAGTCAATGTCGAACGTCGTCCATTTTAATTACACTTCCCACTATAAACTCAATATTCACACACAGGACGACACACAGGGCAAGGGAAGGTGATGAAGGCTTATTAAACGGCATTCAAATGCAGAGAAACCTGCTAGCCAAGAGAAGTGCTGATTTTTTGATGTTTCATTAATCACATAACCTAGCTCAACAGCTGTTCTGGTGACTGTGGTGGTCCTCCCTATAGAGCTGTTCTGCTGCCTAGCTAAGCTAAGAACAAATGGCTGGCTAGTTCGGTAGTTTTTCTTCAGTCATGCGTTGAAAAAAAGTAATGAGCAAAACCTTATAAATGAACACAGCTTAATCAATACCTTAAACATCAACATATAAACCTCACCGTTAtacaaaaacattacaaacataATCAAGACAGCTAGTTATCTCAACACGTGAGCTCTCAAGAAAAACACACTCTATACGAATGATGACAGGAAAACCACCACAGTCCGAGTTACATTAATCCAAAATCAGTAATACAGCTCTACATTTCTCAAAATCGAAatcacccccctcacacacacacacagttcgctAGCTCAACCATTCAACCTTCTGGAAAACCATCTGTGCTTGTTTAATGGGCTAAAAATCAAAACTGTTCATTTGTGCAAAATATTGCAAGAGGCATAGCAGGTAAGAAAAATGCTGCCTAGTAGATGCTACAATAGTTCTATATATGTTACTCAACTACAGTGACAAATATCTTTCTTAGGCTAGCTAGCTTAACTAGCTGGCAAATTATCTTGTGTTAATTTGCAAAGCCTAGTTTAATTCACTGATGGAATAAAATGATTCCAATAACTGGAGTCAGCAATATCGAGAAAGCTTAGATTTGAGAAAGCTTGTGAATAATGTCTCATTCTTGCTTCAGCTATTTAGCAAACTTAAGCTAGTAGCATTTTAGCTCGGTATGTCGACCTTGTTGGACGTGTATCTCTTTAGGACTATGTTCGGTAAGAGCCAGGAAACCAGTTCAGGCTAAAAGGAATGCAGCTACTTCATCAAATCCCAATCGTTGGCCTGAACAGCATAGGGAGCACTAGCATACAGAAACGCTAAATCTTTAGATCCCCTACGTTTCACAAACATGACATTCAAACATAACTATGTACAATATAGGATTttcatatattaattatttgagTTTGTTATTTCAATACATTTCGTCCTCTGCCTTTATAGAGTATtttgaatatgtacaatataaaTTACTACAGTttcaatgataaaataaataaataagatacaATGGCCGTGGCATCTGCAGTGTTCCCCCCCCCCGTCCCCTTTTGGTAGAGGGGGTGGGGTGATGGAAGGAATGTCTCAGTCTCCTTTCCATCATAGGAAAAGTGAAAGGAACGTATCGAGAAGCTGATATGGAAGATAAGAGTATCTACACTTGTGTGGTGTGCGTCACCGTCTTTGTATATTTGTCTTTACATaagctgcatgtgtgtgttttatgtttgtgtggTTATGAAAATGAGACAGGGTTATAACATTGGTAACACTCTGCCAGACCAACTCTAGGCCTCAAGGATAGGAAGTGAAGCCTCTgaaaacaggaagcaggaagtgtCAGTGCAGTTGACTGTGAAAAAGCTTTGCTGCCAGCTATACCACCGTTCCACTGGGTGAGTTTCCGTTTTGTGTCGATAATGGTTGAGAAGAATGCTGCAACAAGAAgaggacaaataaaatttgagagagaaaacaaacctACAGATACCATTGTCTACCCCTGGTCAGTTTGTGAAACTTTACAAatcactttttgttttttttgcctcaaatccagattaaaaaatttaaatctgACCGCTCAAACTACAAGGAAGGTTATTTTTAgccataatgtttatttttagccATAAGTTAATTAATCCATCTCCCGAAGCCAAATGCTTCTTAACATGAGACATTCATGCCTGCCATTTTATTATGGAATGTTAATAGCCCAGAAATATAACATGCTAAATTGCACATTTTAAAACTGATACATTTTTTCCAACCGGAATACAATTGGAAGCAAGGAGCAAGACGTTGGTTAAGACATGTTCTTAActgaatattataaataaagtattcaaATGTTAAACTGTCTAACCGCAGACACGTAGGACTACAAGTCTAACTGAATGTGGTTAGAGTCTTACCAGGATCTTACCCATCTAAAAAAGAGGCATGATAAAATCAGTCATAAATGGAGTCCAAAATGTCTCCATCTCTTTTCGAATTTGTTATCactgattaaaataataaataaatatgctttAAAGACATTACCATCATTTAAGGTCTCACCATTTTGCCCGGCCTTGCCCAGGTGCAGATGAGCCCCTCTTGGCATGCAGTGATTATGCAATCGTCCATGAAGACAAGAACTGTGAGCCTCTCATGAGCAATCTTCTTACAAACAAGAGGTTCTAGCAAAGGGACTTCGTTCATCCGTGGACACAATGTTGTTCCTAGCACCTTAGAGGCATCTAGTCGGTTGCTACGCGGCGCTACATTGATCTTGTCGTTGCTCTTGCTGATATTCCCAAGACTGTGGTAACGCTTGTGCTCCTTTTCTCCTCCAGTGGCGGATTTGTCTGATTTGCGCTCTTGGAGCGACAGTGTTGCAAAACGTCCAATGCTAAAGGGAGCACTGCTTCCTCCTCCGCTTCCTGCCGTCCCTCCACTATCTGTCCCCCCTTGGCCTTTTGAAGCATTTGCAACAGCAGGGTGCGGAAGGGAATTGGACCTTGAGAGAGAGCGAGGTAGAGGAAGGGGCAATGATGCTGTCTGGTGGGTGTTGGAAGGGTGATGGTGACCTTCAACCCCTCCACTTCCGCTCGTGCTATTCAATCCTGCACTAATGGAAGGTGGCGCATTGGAGCCGAAAGTGTTGGTGAGGGCACGGGAAAGGGGAAGTCGAGGATACAGGACATCATCTGTGAGATCCCAGAGGCAAAACTGGGTATCTTGTCCCACCGATCCAAAGCGGTATGAGACAGATGGCCCACCACCTTTAGAACTGTGTCGAGAGAGACGGGACAAAGTGCTGCTGGTTCGCACACGACCAAAATTTAATGACCCCTGACCCTGGTGGAGATCCTCCTCACTACCGCTAAGCTCCATTGGTTCCTCTTCTTCTAAGCTGGTTGTAAAGGGGTCAAATGCCACCACATTGACCCAGGACTTGTGGCCATGACCTCGTGCCACCACACGACTCTCTGCAAATGACCAAACAGTGACCAAGTCGTCTTCTCCACCAGTAGCCAGATATTTCCCATCTGGACTCCAAGAAACGCAGAGCAAGCCACCAAAGTAGCTCTTCATGACACCATGCAGCTCCATTGAATCAAAATGAAAGACACGTAGGCAGCCATCTTGGCCGACACAAGCTATGTGCACACCGTCAGGCGAAAAAGCAAATTCATTCAGCCCACCTTCCCCCACTGCCCATTTCAGAAGTGGATTGCGAGGCGTTTTGGTTTTGCAAGCATAAACAGCAAAACCCTCACCCTGACGAAGCAGAGAATACTGTGGCGCTGTTGTGCCACAGGGGTGCTCCACATTATAGAGGTAGAGGTGACCACTAGCATGGGAGGCCAGGAATAAGTTCTCAGATTTAGGGAGCCATTTGAGACAGGTCACTTTTGTTTTGTCTATTAATCTCTGTAAAATAAAGGGATAAAGCAGTAGAATGTGAATATTAGTAACTTTCCATCACCTCTGGCCAACATTATGATTATTCAGTTATTGTACAATGTCACAAGTTTGGGTCATACTGACCTAATGATTCCATAAATATTAccatgttaataataaagtaCACAAAACATCAAATTATTCTGGAACTTTAGACCTTCGCTGAACAATCTCACCCACACACCTCTTCATTGAAGAGCTTGCTGGTCTCTTTTTTGATGGGGTCCAGGTACTGCACCTGGCCTGCTGAGAAGCCCACAATGAGAGCCACGCTGTCCGCAGTCGCTGAATACTGATTAAAGTCATGACACGTGGGCTGCGTTCCCTTATATATTCGTTTATCTATAGGCTTACTTAGATCCACCGCCTATGAAATGGGAAAGAAAAGGACAAACACCATAGATAaagtgtacattgtgtgttaaCCACATTTGGAAAAGATCAAAGATGGTTTGATGCATGAATAAAACCTCTCGCAAGCACAGATCTCTCACCTAACGAGCTTCATTTGAGATATTGTAACATGCCttgaaggaacaaaaaaaaatcaaatgtacACATTCTTCTCAGAccaaataaaatcaatcaaGCAAGATATACACTAAATGACCAAAGGTTTACAGACACTTATCCATCTGCGGTTCTGAAATGTGGCTCTGCACCAAAGATGGGGAAGCACACAATTGGCTGCAATGCTGTATGCtgcagcattacaatttcccttcattggaactaagaggcccaaacctgttccttGCCCCTATACACAAAGAAAGCTCCATAAAAACATGGTGCAAAAACTCCAGTGTCCCGCACAGAACCATGGCctcaacaccactgaacacttttgggtTAAACTAGAAAACTGATTGCAGCCCCAGGCCtcttcacccaacatcagtgcctgacctcactaatgctcttgtagctgtaGGAAAAAATCGCCACAGCCTCCAACATCGTTGGAAAATCATCGTAGAAAATTTTCCCAAAAGcatggagcttattataacagcaaagggagaCTAAATCTacaatgggatgttcaacaagcacaaaaAGGTgcaatggtcaggtgtccacaaacttttgcccATATAGTATATTACTATGCACCCAAGCAAAAGTTGATTTTGTTCTTTTGTATGGTCACAGTAGAGTACTATACAAGGTTCCTCCCTAAATCCAGCTTTATACAATTTATGCAAAACATCTAAACCTAATAATGCTGTGCAGTGATGTACAATAATTGATATGCAGCATTTCCAACCACAAAAAATTACCAAAACATCTTTCAATTTACCTCAGACCTAGTGTAGTAGTGCCAAAAAGCAAACCAAATCGACCATTCTTACCTGTGTTAAAAAGGactattttctttttcagaagAGAAGGTGGAATACATGGTTTATGCTTTGGCACTGTTGGCTGCTGCTGGGGCAGTGAGGCATGCAGCCAGGCTTTTCAGTGTCAGATACTGGGGACACTAAGATATTGGTTCACCACAACTGTACAAGGGGCAAGCAACACATTCTCCCACCAGATAGTAAGGCATAGGTACAGTACTTGATGTTTGGCACTTCCTAGCAAATACTCCTATGCCAGGGTTCTCCAGTCTTATCCAaaaaagggccggtgtgggtgcaggttctCAATTCCAGTCAAGCCGGAGCCAAACCTgatccacctgtttaatcagttgaccTTGCCTTTCAGTAGACTCCGATGCGGCTTCTGTTTGGTTGGAATAGAAACCTGTACCTAGGCCGGCTCTttccagataagattggacacccctgcccAATGTCATAAATGGAGACAAAGAGGTAGCAGGACCTACCACAGCTTGGCAAAAAAGTGGTAGGCACTTTTCATAAGAGGACAGCTTGACTGCAGCTGCAACTGACAAAAGGAAGACGATGTGCACCAGGAAGCAGATGGTGCTGATATATTCTGAGTTATTCACCATCAGCATCATGAAGGAAAATGGGGGAAATGCAGACAAATTGCAGTGAGTCTTCAAGTAAGTAATATTATCTTAGGATTTTTGAAAAAATGGACTGCAGACTGCTATAGTCAGGAAAATCacaattattatattttgtgtatattaTCCATTTTTCAATGCAAAAGGGGTACTTTACTGTGGTGCAAGTCAGTAAATGTTGGAcattgtatacagtatatagtatatgCAAAAGGTCTGTGGacacaatcatcacacccaAAAGTGTTTTCTGAACATCCAATTCTACAATTTTGTCACTCTTGGGTGTTAAAGCTAAAAACCTCCACCCTTCTAGggagacaaaaacaaagcagaGACATATTTATACTGCAGGTGTGATGGCCAGGTGTTTATAAACCTCATACAGGCTGTATTTGTGTTAGGAACTCAATAACTTACATAAAATCCCCTAGAAACTAATCATGCTTTTAACAGTTATATACTGATAAAGTAGATTTGGAAAAGACTAAAATCCAAGAGAGTCAGCACTTAAAAGGATTATATGGGGCTTCTCAGGAATAAAGATAATGAAAGAGGCTCATATATGGCACAGAAAGCTGAACAACTGAAAAGCTGCGTTTCTCTGGCCAGACCATCTACAAATAATCATCCGAAATAAGACCCATAGCCTCATAGTTTTTTCTGGCACATACCCATAACAGCCATAACATCACCACTGCCTCATCATCTGCCTCCCTCATAACCTTCTCATATTGCATTAAAATCTTTATATTACAGACTAAGATTGTTCAAATCACGACAATGCTGCATCCATCCACAGCTGGGATCCAACAGAGGAAAATTTGCCGTGGATCTTTTAAGAAGAACCCTTTATTTGCCATTTATACAGAGatgttctttcttcacatataccacagggttaggggccttgctcaagggcccatcaCTGGCAGCACAGTGGTCTCAATCTTCTGAGCAGTAACCAAGAGCATTTATACACTCGGGTGGTGACACCGTGACCAACTTTCTCAGTGGTAGCTGTAGTATGACAGAGGATAGCTGACTGGTGTGTGGGAACTAAATTGGGGAGAGAAGGTCGTACTTTTGGGTGAATCCTTGCAACCGTGTTTCCCCAATAATGTAAGAACACTTACTTAGCCAAAATATCCATAAAGAACCTTGTGTGAATAAGTATAATTACTCAAAATGCAAGTCTCAAAATAAGGTCTATGTTGGTTAAGTAAGTGGAGCATAGTTTTGAGAAGCCCCTTGTTTCCCACccaaaacacaaagcaaagatTTAACTAGAGTTAGCATGCTAACcatcatcatatcacatcactgTCAAGCTCACTACATACCACTTTAAACACAGAAACCGGCTCATAATGATTTCTGAGAAAGTCTCAGGTTTGACGATTTTTGGACTAACAAATTTGACCCAAGCACCAATTTCTGTCCGAAGGATCCAAAACTTTTCTCAGATGAGGAACATTGGACACCTAAATGTTAGTGACTTTATAGTTGTATTTACCTTcacaaaacgaaacaaaaaaaaaaagagatcacaattaaatcattttttttaaagataaaattatttttttaattaatagcGGCACAGTTTAAAGgttacaggggaaaaaaaaaaaaaaaaaatcactgatggGTAGTATGACACAgctcattttcatttctttgaCATACCCATTACggcttttcatttattaatgaatgaagcgtcatactttttatccatttacagttgcCTCGATTGTAATAGAACATCTGTTAAACATGTTAGCTCCCTCACAAAagcctctctttttctgttttggaTCAAATGTTCTCACAGAAAACCTTACTAGAGCAAAGTTCCGATATTTTTCAttgtcaaataattttttttttttaaatcctggtACTGTTAGGCTAAAATTAAGGGAAGCAACCACATGTgtaaaatggaaaaatcaaGCTTTTTTCCCTAAAGTTGTATGCAGTTCAGGCTGCAATACATCATTTCCATTACATGAGTTACAACGACTTATTCTGATCCTGATTGTCCTGAATTTTGAAATCATCTGATTTCTTGGtcaatataaacacactcattgTTCACATCCGTTAATTATGTACAAGGCTTTAGTAACAAAACATGATGTTGAAGATGCTGACAATGCCAACTACTCATACAGAATAAGAAAACGTGACTGTTAAACAAGAATCAAggtcattttcttttcacatcCGGTCTGGAGTAAAAAGTGAGAAACCTTGTTAGAATGGGTCATATGATTTTGTGTCAGTTTTGCTGATATTCTGCTACAAAAACTGCTACAGAAACAGTACAGCCAAATGTACAAATGTTTGCATTACTAGCTACTGaaattctttaattaaaaaatagtattttgcttattattaattgtcaataataataactattattttaGTTCTtaacatttaattcattaaagaaACTCAAGGGTTGCTTTTTTGTAATACTGACAGATTTTGCACCATATCttgagaaatgaaaaaataaaaacaactttgatttaaatattaataatggaATTAATCATACTAATAAACATTTTTGGAAATATTGTTCAAgcgatttgtttgttttgtctttttaaaatgACTAAGTAGACAAGCAAAAGGGCAAAATATTATTGAAGACAAATAATTAATGATGGAAAGGCAAGATGCTGCTGTATGCTGCAGAGGCGACACTGTGACCTGACAGCAAATAGAGGCTTTATAGAGAGAtaagaaaagtgtttttttacGAATAGTGATTATTTTTTcggtattattatattatgtattatgcAGGTGTATAACAGACCGGCCCTACTAATGACAGGTTTATATGCAACTGAGATTTCCGGTTcgccataataataataataataataataataataacaataataataataataataataataatcaaaaatgaAGCAAAGAATGCTTGGGTGTGATCACGTAGATGAATACCGAATTAAATCAGAATAAATATTCCCCTTCATTGATTCAGACGGCTTCGGTGTGTATGCGCACCTTTTTAATATTGGTGTACGTGTAGAAGTAGAGCTCGCGGCCGACGTTGAAGCACACACGCTCGGACTCCTCGCTCGGGTCTTCCGGCTGAAGCTTCACCATGGAGACCCGCACCGGAGGCAAGAAGCCCGCCGAAGCCGGAGAGGAGCCGCCGGGTCCCGGTACCACACCGCCGCCGCCCCCCGGTATCGAGGCGGCACCGGCTGAGGCACCTCCAGCACCGGGACCGCGCGCTAACCCGGCCCGCTGCTGCGAGTCCGAGAGCGTGAGCAGCTTGTAGAAACCTTCCCTGGTGCGGAACTGCGACTTGATCTCGTTAATATCCTTCAGAGCGCCTCCATCGCCGGCCATCTTTAGCACCAACGAGGCCGCACCGGAAGTCCAGAGCACATAACACGGAAGTGAACGcgatcaaaataaataaataaataaataaataaataaataaataaataaacaaacaaacaaataaactactAAAACGGGAGGGAAACGGTTATTAAAGTTCTGATCTAATGTGTACTCTGCACGTCGAGACACGAAGGAAATAAGCACACTCTATCaatatctctgtctgtccacctgtctgttCTTGTTTTGAAGGAAAAAATGTGATATTTGTGCAAAACAACGATTGTTATGATTGAGATTATatgtgtaaaataaagtaaaatccAAGGAGACATCCTAcaatgacttcctgtttcaaacacacacacacatacacacaatcaaatcagCACCCTTGGTCTGGTGTGATTGGAGCAGAGCCCCTGTAGCAGACATGGtggccatccatccattgtctatacccactttattcctaattagaggGTTACAGGGATCTGCTGAAgccacacattgggtgaaaggcaggggtacaccctggacaggtcaacATAGTGGCCATTCAGCCCTTTTCTCTGTCCCTGGTTTTCATTTATTGAGTGGAGAAGTTTAGTCTTAataaaccacacaaacacacaagaacacacttAGAAATGGAGcttgtgttttatgtttttaattagcagaatactgtatatatgcacacacactcaaacacacacgcacacatacacacacacaatcttatttagacgcacgcacacacacacacacacacacagctttccaCTTTTGTGTTGTCAGTGTTTTTTATATGCAAAAGGTATGCAtataaagtatgtgtgtgtgtgttcatgacaTTAAGACCATATGCTCAGCAATCTCCAGGACATACAGATTACACAATCCTGACTGCTCCTCGCTCGGCCGTGACTCCAGCACAATCatcctgtaaaaaaatatatatacatttacagtgactatactatactatactatactatactatactatactatactatactatactttacagTGACTATGTTATTAGTAGCATAGCATTATTTGCCTACAGTAGTTAAGTGGAAATTGaaaatgtgtttctgtgtgtgtgtgcgtttttgtgtgtgtgtgtgtgtgtgtgtgtgtgtgtgtatacctgtctgACCCAATGAGCCGGAATATTTTCCTAGGTTCAGTGATGTCCTGCAGGATTTCTGAGAACACTTCACCTCTCCTTTGCCAGCCATGTTTCCATAGAGCCAACAATGTGTCctctacatacactacacacacacacacacacacacacacaatacagttacatttaaattgtaaaACATCTGTCACAAGTTACTTCCTTTTTTCAGTTAGAGTGTTAGACACAACAGTAGTGTGATACCACTTGATGTTTGCATTAGCTGTTTGTTGTGCTGGAGATTCAAACACTGGGAAGTCGTGTTTAGACAGTAATTTACTTCCTGCACTGCGACTGATAACTCACCTACTGATTCAACCTCCCAAGGGAAGCTGACTTCCGCCTGCAGCTTCCTGGAGCACTTCACTGCCCCGTCCAAGTTCACCACGTGCACAGTGTCTGTGGGAAACATGAGTGCATAAAGCTTTATCCTAGACTTTCAGGAGATTTTCCTTATACAAAAGATTTGGCTTCCTACAAAATTGTTAAAAGGATAACATTCAATAACCCTGTATGCTgcctgttttattaaataaataaaataaattttcatACCAACagattgtacattttttttattagaaaaatataaaacaagttCAGTTCTTTATGTCAAAATAGAAGCAAAAGTACATGTTGGTCACTAATCGGATATGGGTTGACAGTTTTTctctcagtaaaataaaaagtcacatttttcagttcatttattaattatttaaacatcTGAACATCTTATGCTGAATACAAAAAGTTCACTTACTCTCAATAAGAACAAGGAGTGTGTCACAGTCCAACTGATTCACCTGAACTTTCTCCATGCTTCggttctctaacacacacacacacacacacacacacagagacacacagacacacaggggtTATGTGGCTAATCAGAGCATAATCCTGATACACATTAGATGAGCTGGTACAGTATAAACAGGGACATGGAGAGAGGCTGCTGAAGTAATGgaggtttatagctgctatcaCAGAAGCGACAACATGATTTAACATTCCTCACAGACGTTAAAtgtatctataaataaataaaaagtattttttcattaataaatgaaatattgtaATTGTTGCCAAGaggtataaaagaaataaaacacttcagaatatGATGTTAATGGAAAGTttacactctccggtgtttagaatgatttattttgaagttcattagggataaaaacGAATACATAAAGTCtaaaattaaatcattaatcTTTTGTTGaaattgaaaataataaaattacaaaataaaaagcacCACATTGTTGTTGCTTATTTtccaatcacagctcacaccatcatgttttaatccTAAATTTTTGCTAATACTCAAGTATAGAaattaaaaacaagcaaacgTGCAAAATTCCAACAGAGCTCGcgatttttcaaaatgactgcagattttctgcagatttggatCGAGATTTGTTGTGTGAAGTCATCACAACTCGCATTCAGCCAAAGCTTTTCATGCATCTTACATCAAGTATGTAAGACTATCATAGAAAGTATTTACAAAATGCGTCTTCACTGGAAGAATGAATTCaagtagtttttaaaaaaattaaaaattaaaaaaaaaaaaagcaaaatcaagcatttttggccacaacaatcTCAAAGCAACTCAGGGATGGACTTTTaataagaggaggaggaggaagaagaagaagaagaagaagaagaagaagaagaagaaaaagaagaagaaggagaagaatagCAGACACTAAATCATAAAACAACTCATGTTACTTTAGTCAATCTACTAATAACCGTGACTAAAAAATTATTACGGTTGCTTACCGACACCGGTGCTGGTGAACCAGGAAGTGTTAGAGTTGAGATTGATGATCTCCAGGTGAACAGGCTGTGCAGAGTTCGCATTCTTGCTGATCCCAATACACACCAGCGGGTATTCCTGATCCGGAGCCAACAACATCTCAAACACACGCAGTGGGGACGGCAACGGGAAGTCGAAATCCTGCAGCAAAACAGTGAGGTTCACTTATAAacacttatataaataaaatactacaaATTTACTAATatatactgctcaaaaaatgaaaggaacactttgaaaacacatcagatctcaatggggaaaaatatcatgctggatatctatactaatat
The window above is part of the Hemibagrus wyckioides isolate EC202008001 linkage group LG17, SWU_Hwy_1.0, whole genome shotgun sequence genome. Proteins encoded here:
- the zmp:0000000529 gene encoding WD repeat-containing protein 20, translated to MAGDGGALKDINEIKSQFRTREGFYKLLTLSDSQQRAGLARGPGAGGASAGAASIPGGGGGVVPGPGGSSPASAGFLPPVRVSMVKLQPEDPSEESERVCFNVGRELYFYTYTNIKKAVDLSKPIDKRIYKGTQPTCHDFNQYSATADSVALIVGFSAGQVQYLDPIKKETSKLFNEERLIDKTKVTCLKWLPKSENLFLASHASGHLYLYNVEHPCGTTAPQYSLLRQGEGFAVYACKTKTPRNPLLKWAVGEGGLNEFAFSPDGVHIACVGQDGCLRVFHFDSMELHGVMKSYFGGLLCVSWSPDGKYLATGGEDDLVTVWSFAESRVVARGHGHKSWVNVVAFDPFTTSLEEEEPMELSGSEEDLHQGQGSLNFGRVRTSSTLSRLSRHSSKGGGPSVSYRFGSVGQDTQFCLWDLTDDVLYPRLPLSRALTNTFGSNAPPSISAGLNSTSGSGGVEGHHHPSNTHQTASLPLPLPRSLSRSNSLPHPAVANASKGQGGTDSGGTAGSGGGSSAPFSIGRFATLSLQERKSDKSATGGEKEHKRYHSLGNISKSNDKINVAPRSNRLDASKVLGTTLCPRMNEVPLLEPLVCKKIAHERLTVLVFMDDCIITACQEGLICTWARPGKMHSSQPLSTQNGNSPSGTVV